A single genomic interval of uncultured Desulfobacter sp. harbors:
- the istB gene encoding IS21-like element helper ATPase IstB, translated as MMSDRDQIVNHLKSLHMPTMRRSYEETADQARAESWGYEHYLLQLLNLECEVRWQNRIARNLRASKLPPSKTFENFDKKRLPIKVANHLNVLIDGSFLNQSENILAFGNPGSGKTHLLCAIGHELIAQGKQVLFIPCSSLVQDLLIAKRELELTKKLKSLSRFDAVIIDDIGYVQQSREEMEVLFTFLADRYEQGSLMITSNLPFSKWEQIFKDPMTTAAAIDRLVHHSIIFELNVESYRMEQAQKESK; from the coding sequence ATGATGAGCGACAGAGACCAGATTGTAAACCATCTTAAAAGTCTGCACATGCCGACCATGCGCCGCAGCTATGAAGAAACGGCAGATCAGGCCCGGGCGGAGTCATGGGGGTATGAGCACTATCTTTTGCAGTTGCTGAATCTTGAATGTGAAGTGCGTTGGCAAAACCGGATAGCCAGAAACCTGAGGGCATCCAAGCTGCCGCCCTCAAAGACCTTTGAGAATTTTGATAAAAAGCGTCTTCCTATAAAGGTCGCTAATCATTTGAATGTACTGATCGACGGCTCTTTTTTAAATCAATCTGAAAACATTTTGGCCTTTGGGAATCCCGGAAGCGGGAAAACCCATCTGTTATGTGCCATTGGTCATGAATTGATTGCACAAGGGAAACAGGTCCTTTTCATTCCTTGCAGCAGTCTTGTCCAGGATCTGCTGATCGCCAAAAGGGAACTTGAGTTGACAAAAAAGCTCAAAAGCCTTTCCAGGTTTGATGCCGTGATTATTGATGATATCGGATATGTCCAGCAAAGCCGGGAAGAGATGGAAGTATTGTTCACCTTCCTGGCAGACCGGTATGAGCAAGGCAGCCTGATGATCACCAGCAATCTTCCCTTTTCTAAGTGGGAACAGATTTTTAAGGACCCTATGACAACTGCTGCGGCTATTGACCGGCTTGTTCACCACAGCATTATCTTCGAATTGAATGTTGAAAGTTATCGCATGGAACAGGCCCAAAAGGAGTCAAAATGA
- the istA gene encoding IS21 family transposase, with protein MQSEKDFGIAAMKAGMDEKTARKYREIGKLPSELKQEHDWRTRKNPFEDVWDSIKAMLSINSGLEAKTIFEDLQRKQPGRFADGQLRTLQRRIKHWRATEGPCKEIFFAQIHKPGELCQSDFTHMDKVGVTIGGVPFDHMIYHFVLTYSNWETGSICFSESFESLSHGLQNALWNLGGVPHRHRTDRLATAVNKETHPEEFTRRYQDLMDHYGLTPCKTNPYSPNENGDVEQRNYRFKKAVDQALLLRNNRNFRDREEYERFLSKLFGQLNAGRKDRLAKELEVLRRLPKTRIDSCKKLDLKVGPGCTIRVNHNVYSVNSRLIGEKIQVRLYMEYLEIWYGQKKIDTVPRLRGEGKYKVNYRHIIDSLVRKPGAFENYRYRDAMFPTSRFRIAYDSLKERYTVQSAASRYLKILYLAAKDSEVAVDNALTILINEGHEISKDAVQRLMTSNTPVAGPDDIHIPAIDLSSYDKLLKMVEA; from the coding sequence ATTCAATCTGAGAAGGATTTCGGGATCGCAGCAATGAAAGCAGGTATGGATGAAAAGACGGCTCGAAAGTACCGTGAAATTGGTAAATTACCAAGCGAGCTTAAACAGGAACACGACTGGCGGACACGTAAAAACCCGTTTGAAGACGTATGGGATAGTATCAAAGCAATGTTATCAATAAATTCGGGGTTGGAAGCCAAAACCATTTTTGAGGATCTTCAGCGCAAACAGCCCGGCCGATTTGCCGATGGTCAGTTAAGGACCCTGCAACGACGGATCAAGCATTGGCGGGCAACAGAAGGTCCCTGCAAAGAAATATTCTTTGCACAAATACATAAACCAGGCGAACTATGCCAGTCTGACTTCACGCATATGGATAAGGTGGGTGTCACCATAGGCGGCGTTCCCTTTGATCACATGATCTATCATTTTGTTTTAACCTATTCTAACTGGGAAACCGGGAGCATATGTTTTTCTGAAAGTTTTGAAAGCCTGAGCCATGGCCTGCAAAATGCCTTATGGAACCTGGGCGGTGTTCCCCATCGTCACCGTACAGATCGTTTGGCGACCGCTGTTAACAAGGAGACCCACCCGGAAGAGTTCACCCGCAGGTATCAGGATCTTATGGACCATTACGGCCTGACACCTTGCAAAACGAACCCATACAGTCCCAATGAAAATGGTGACGTGGAGCAGCGCAATTACCGATTCAAAAAGGCTGTTGACCAGGCCCTTTTGCTAAGAAACAACCGGAATTTTAGAGACCGGGAGGAATACGAGCGTTTTCTGTCCAAACTGTTTGGACAACTGAATGCCGGCCGAAAAGACCGCCTTGCAAAAGAACTTGAAGTTTTGCGTCGGCTGCCCAAAACCCGAATCGACTCATGTAAAAAACTGGATCTGAAAGTCGGTCCCGGTTGTACAATACGGGTTAATCACAACGTATACTCAGTGAACAGCAGACTTATAGGAGAAAAAATACAGGTCCGCCTTTACATGGAATACCTGGAAATCTGGTACGGGCAAAAAAAAATCGATACCGTGCCACGGTTACGGGGCGAGGGGAAGTACAAAGTCAATTACCGGCATATCATTGACAGCTTGGTCAGAAAACCGGGGGCGTTTGAAAATTATCGATATCGTGATGCCATGTTCCCCACCAGTCGTTTTCGGATCGCTTATGATTCCTTAAAAGAGCGCTATACCGTTCAAAGCGCTGCGTCAAGATATCTGAAAATTTTATACCTTGCCGCAAAAGACAGTGAAGTGGCTGTGGACAATGCCTTGACGATTTTAATTAATGAAGGCCATGAGATCAGCAAAGATGCGGTCCAGCGTCTTATGACATCTAATACCCCTGTTGCCGGGCCGGATGATATCCATATCCCGGCCATTGATTTAAGCAGTTATGACAAACTTCTCAAAATGGTGGAGGCATGA